From Pseudoalteromonas sp. R3, one genomic window encodes:
- a CDS encoding efflux RND transporter permease subunit — translation MNITRLALENNRTTWVLIFALVFFGIVAFNKMPKDYDPGFIIRTAQVVTYFPGASPQRVEELVTDKIEKVVQQIPELDFVKSTSKTGVSIVSVNIKESYKEMRPIWDNLRRKIETVESDLPSDAQKPIVNDEFGDVFGVVIGLTAEGYSYREMEEVAEQVRDELLRLPEAAKVDIFGAQEQRVFIEFENAKLASLGISPGQLKDQLAARNIVNPGGSIFIDDETLALEPSGNFESVEDIAGTIINIAGSEQVILLSDIARVYRDYVDPAKVKVRVADRQGMTIAISMRHGGNNLLLGEQVLNAIHYLESVYPIGVDFELLSFLPREVEQKVDDFVSNLIQAVLVVTVVMLFSLGLRTGLIVASLIPMSMVFGILAMSFFDISIDQISLAALIIALGMLVDNGIVMSESIMVQMERGKSAVDAAVDSAEELKIPLLVSSLTTGAAFLPIFLAESATGEYTASLFKVVTITLLCSWLLAMTMIPMLCVLFTRVKSEAANYDSGVYLTYKKILMGLIKYRWMTVGGCVLMFFIALQGLQLVPKLFFPPSDRDYFKVELELPIGTRLSATEAVVKDMEAFLLRDLKVNESREKGVTNWVSYVGNGGPRFLLTHTPEPTSSNYALMIVSTTSYRHIDELMAKIEAYALQRHPDLLIKQRKIENGSPIENPVEVRLSGNDIHVLTGLVNELKTQMRNTEGLKAVSDDWGLPIKKLQIKINQTRARRAGVSSKDIASSLQTGLSGLELTRYREGDELIPVTLRSVAADRQDIGKLEAMVVYSQASGKSVPLKQVADIEVVWENAQILRRDRLKSVTVGAQLDGITADEGFSKLIPWLNEQQKTWPFGYSYELGGKQSHQVRQTSPLQRKCPLQYLS, via the coding sequence GTGAACATTACCCGTTTAGCGTTAGAAAACAATCGCACAACGTGGGTTTTGATTTTTGCCTTGGTCTTCTTTGGTATTGTGGCATTTAACAAAATGCCCAAAGATTATGACCCCGGATTCATCATCAGAACAGCCCAGGTTGTTACTTACTTTCCCGGCGCCAGCCCGCAGCGAGTCGAAGAGCTGGTTACCGATAAAATTGAAAAGGTTGTGCAACAAATTCCAGAACTGGATTTTGTTAAAAGTACCTCGAAAACGGGTGTCTCAATTGTCAGCGTAAATATCAAAGAAAGCTACAAGGAAATGCGGCCAATCTGGGATAATCTGCGTCGTAAGATTGAAACCGTCGAAAGCGATCTCCCCAGTGATGCGCAAAAACCCATAGTGAATGACGAGTTTGGCGATGTGTTTGGGGTTGTTATAGGGCTGACCGCCGAGGGGTATTCCTATCGGGAAATGGAGGAAGTAGCTGAACAGGTCAGAGATGAACTATTACGACTCCCAGAAGCGGCCAAAGTCGATATTTTTGGTGCTCAGGAGCAGCGCGTCTTTATTGAATTCGAAAACGCCAAACTGGCATCGCTGGGGATCTCGCCTGGGCAACTGAAAGATCAATTGGCAGCTCGTAATATTGTGAATCCGGGCGGTTCAATCTTTATTGATGATGAAACACTGGCACTGGAGCCCAGTGGTAATTTTGAGTCGGTAGAGGACATAGCCGGTACCATTATAAATATTGCCGGCTCTGAGCAGGTCATTTTGCTCAGTGATATCGCAAGAGTGTACCGAGATTATGTCGATCCGGCCAAAGTGAAGGTACGGGTCGCCGACAGGCAAGGCATGACCATTGCTATTTCTATGCGCCATGGTGGTAATAATTTGCTACTGGGTGAACAAGTGCTCAACGCAATCCATTATTTGGAGTCAGTGTACCCGATAGGTGTCGACTTCGAGCTACTGTCTTTTTTACCGCGAGAAGTTGAGCAGAAAGTCGATGACTTTGTATCAAACCTAATTCAGGCTGTACTGGTGGTCACGGTCGTGATGTTATTCAGCTTAGGGTTGAGAACGGGTTTGATTGTGGCCAGCCTGATCCCGATGAGTATGGTTTTCGGCATACTCGCCATGTCGTTTTTTGATATCAGCATAGATCAAATTTCTCTGGCGGCACTGATCATTGCATTAGGAATGCTGGTGGATAACGGCATTGTGATGTCAGAAAGTATTATGGTACAGATGGAGCGGGGCAAGTCTGCCGTCGATGCCGCAGTTGACTCGGCTGAAGAGTTGAAAATCCCGTTGCTGGTCTCTTCGTTGACAACAGGGGCAGCATTTTTACCTATTTTTCTGGCGGAATCGGCCACAGGTGAGTACACCGCGTCGTTGTTTAAAGTGGTCACCATCACGCTACTGTGTTCCTGGTTACTGGCAATGACCATGATCCCGATGCTTTGTGTACTGTTTACCCGAGTAAAATCAGAGGCAGCCAATTATGACAGCGGGGTGTACTTAACCTATAAGAAAATCCTGATGGGACTGATTAAGTATCGCTGGATGACAGTGGGTGGATGTGTGCTGATGTTTTTCATTGCATTACAGGGTCTGCAGCTGGTACCTAAACTATTTTTCCCACCGTCTGACCGGGATTATTTTAAGGTTGAACTGGAGCTGCCGATCGGTACGCGGCTAAGCGCAACGGAAGCCGTGGTCAAAGACATGGAAGCGTTCTTACTTCGCGATCTCAAAGTGAATGAGAGCCGTGAAAAAGGGGTTACCAATTGGGTCAGTTACGTGGGAAATGGCGGACCGAGGTTTTTGTTAACGCATACGCCCGAGCCAACCAGCTCGAATTATGCTTTGATGATAGTCTCAACGACTTCTTATCGTCATATCGACGAACTTATGGCGAAGATAGAGGCTTATGCCCTGCAACGACACCCTGACTTGCTTATCAAACAGCGTAAAATTGAAAACGGCTCACCCATAGAAAACCCGGTTGAAGTGAGGCTGTCTGGTAATGACATTCATGTCCTGACCGGGTTGGTGAATGAGCTGAAAACGCAGATGCGTAACACTGAGGGGTTAAAGGCTGTGAGCGATGACTGGGGATTACCCATTAAAAAGCTGCAGATTAAAATCAATCAGACTCGTGCCCGGCGTGCCGGTGTATCCAGTAAGGATATTGCCAGTTCATTGCAAACCGGGCTCAGTGGGCTGGAGTTAACGCGATATCGCGAGGGAGATGAGCTTATTCCGGTGACACTGCGTTCTGTGGCTGCTGACAGACAGGACATTGGCAAACTTGAAGCCATGGTCGTTTACTCTCAGGCATCGGGTAAGTCGGTACCACTTAAGCAGGTTGCGGATATCGAAGTAGTATGGGAAAACGCACAAATCCTCAGACGTGACCGCCTCAAGTCTGTGACTGTGGGCGCTCAGCTGGACGGTATCACCGCAGACGAGGGCTTTTCTAAGTTGATCCCCTGGTTGAATGAGCAGCAAAAAACCTGGCCATTTGGCTATAGCTATGAACTGGGGGGGAAGCAGAGTCATCAGGTAAGGCAAACCAGTCCATTGCAGAGAAAATGCCCATTGCAGTATTTATCATAG
- a CDS encoding FAD-dependent oxidoreductase, whose protein sequence is MTEHQSRARFFQQHPKARAHAALDDATNQQLKVTPGPVTLTKNKYQGKKAVIIGAGVSGLTTAYELLAQQSGMEVTVLEAQSRTGGRCLSLRTGDTLIEDVDSQLFNSKPGLPQVVRFDRPQGDAEPYLNAGPGRIPSSHKRLLSYLKQFSVDVEVYVMNSESNLVQMSDSFAGLPLVYRRLDHNTRGWLAQMVFENAEQLIKTTECGVGAQDVQRRAEQLRELMISFGELVPSGPNMGKYVVTAGQDGMENGRSRAGYTELPGVDAGTIAEPLSFDSLLGSEFWDKTRFYQPVDFLWQATLFQPVGGMDQVQHAFAQQVAALGGTILLNSPVKRIDWDASRQQFAISIAKIGTQDVDVVYADYCFSNMAIPFLKEILSEELQDPNSKLGLNEEFKSALQAVYQSQFIDDQGGYQAKFLACTTKVGWQADRYLWQGSQVQEVHDDSADIDILSVPDSEIGVVPIFGGISWTDNDITQIWYPSTAYHDQKGVLTGAYNFSEIAYEWGKLPVQARLDKAREGAKLFGHAFGDGLEHGLAIAWQNMPYIKGGWAQWHVVGDQAVHHFNVLTQGSSVTTTDGAQTKPNFFIVGDQLSSLPGWQEGAIAAALNALNRMERPDLAIPHLACLPDTRLMVEGV, encoded by the coding sequence ATGACAGAACACCAATCACGCGCACGCTTTTTTCAACAGCATCCCAAAGCCAGAGCACATGCCGCGCTGGACGATGCAACCAATCAGCAACTTAAAGTTACTCCGGGCCCTGTTACCCTGACCAAAAATAAATATCAGGGCAAAAAAGCCGTGATCATCGGAGCGGGTGTATCCGGGCTGACGACGGCCTATGAGTTGTTAGCACAACAGTCGGGCATGGAAGTCACAGTGTTAGAAGCGCAAAGTCGCACAGGAGGCCGCTGTCTGAGCCTGCGTACCGGAGACACGTTAATCGAAGATGTCGACAGCCAGTTATTTAATTCCAAACCAGGCCTGCCTCAGGTGGTCCGTTTTGACAGACCACAAGGCGACGCGGAACCCTATCTGAATGCCGGTCCTGGACGGATCCCTTCAAGCCATAAACGTCTTCTGTCATACCTCAAACAGTTCAGTGTAGATGTGGAAGTTTACGTGATGAACAGTGAGTCAAACCTGGTTCAGATGTCGGATAGTTTTGCGGGTCTACCGCTGGTATACCGACGCCTTGACCATAATACGCGTGGCTGGCTGGCACAAATGGTATTTGAAAACGCAGAGCAGTTGATTAAAACCACTGAGTGTGGTGTCGGTGCGCAGGATGTTCAGCGCCGCGCCGAGCAACTCAGGGAGCTTATGATCAGCTTTGGAGAGCTAGTTCCGAGCGGGCCGAATATGGGCAAGTATGTGGTCACTGCTGGTCAGGATGGCATGGAGAATGGCCGCTCCCGGGCAGGCTATACTGAACTTCCTGGTGTGGATGCCGGCACGATAGCTGAGCCTTTGAGTTTTGATAGCTTACTGGGCTCAGAATTTTGGGACAAGACGCGTTTTTATCAGCCCGTTGATTTTCTCTGGCAGGCGACTTTGTTTCAGCCGGTAGGGGGCATGGATCAGGTTCAGCATGCATTTGCACAACAGGTCGCTGCACTGGGTGGCACCATATTACTTAATAGTCCGGTCAAGCGTATTGACTGGGACGCATCACGTCAGCAGTTTGCAATCTCTATTGCTAAAATCGGCACCCAAGATGTTGATGTTGTGTATGCTGACTATTGCTTTAGCAATATGGCGATCCCTTTCTTAAAAGAAATATTGTCAGAAGAGCTTCAGGATCCAAACAGTAAACTGGGCCTCAATGAAGAATTTAAGTCGGCGCTGCAGGCGGTATATCAGTCGCAGTTTATCGATGATCAAGGTGGTTACCAGGCTAAGTTCCTGGCTTGTACAACCAAAGTGGGCTGGCAGGCAGACCGTTACTTGTGGCAGGGTAGCCAGGTCCAGGAAGTCCATGATGATAGTGCTGATATAGATATTCTGAGTGTACCAGACTCTGAAATTGGTGTGGTTCCCATTTTCGGCGGTATTTCCTGGACAGATAATGATATTACCCAGATCTGGTATCCTTCTACGGCTTATCATGATCAAAAAGGCGTGCTCACAGGGGCTTATAATTTTTCTGAAATCGCTTATGAGTGGGGCAAGTTACCGGTACAAGCCCGCCTGGATAAAGCACGTGAAGGCGCTAAGTTATTTGGTCATGCATTTGGTGATGGTTTGGAGCATGGTCTGGCGATTGCCTGGCAAAACATGCCTTATATCAAAGGGGGCTGGGCTCAGTGGCATGTCGTTGGCGATCAAGCTGTGCATCACTTTAACGTGTTGACACAGGGGAGTTCAGTGACGACCACTGATGGTGCACAAACTAAGCCAAACTTCTTTATCGTTGGTGACCAGCTGTCGTCATTACCAGGCTGGCAAGAAGGGGCTATCGCGGCTGCACTGAATGCGTTGAACCGCATGGAGCGTCCTGATTTGGCCATTCCTCACTTGGCGTGTCTGCCGGATACACGTCTTATGGTTGAAGGCGTTTAG
- a CDS encoding DUF3313 family protein, protein MRHTILWFFLALFVTGCASTQQTTQSGFLPDYQRLAPSETYPDTALYVADVLKSGALEKVRTIYLPHFEIWLQFDEQRKMALSPKHLAKLSVYMQSQLQKKLSPYYRVVLEQPQNRNSDVLTIRGAFTQIEFSETAMEVRDFIPIRLVYSAGKSAYLMATEQSEVVTSVSLESMFYLGESTEPVLMMSAHKEVESVLKQNGEENTQAVKAVLDIWIDNFVTAISKSKMI, encoded by the coding sequence ATGCGTCATACCATCTTATGGTTTTTTCTGGCCCTGTTTGTGACAGGCTGTGCCAGTACCCAACAAACAACCCAATCGGGGTTTCTCCCTGATTATCAGCGTTTAGCACCCTCAGAGACTTATCCTGATACAGCTCTGTATGTAGCAGACGTACTTAAATCAGGTGCGCTGGAGAAGGTGCGTACTATTTACCTGCCTCACTTTGAGATTTGGCTGCAATTTGATGAACAAAGAAAAATGGCACTGAGTCCAAAACATTTGGCGAAATTAAGTGTCTATATGCAAAGCCAATTGCAGAAAAAACTGTCACCCTATTATCGGGTTGTGCTTGAGCAACCGCAGAACCGTAATTCTGACGTACTGACAATTCGCGGTGCGTTTACTCAAATTGAGTTCTCAGAAACAGCAATGGAAGTGCGCGACTTTATTCCTATCCGTCTGGTTTATAGTGCGGGTAAAAGCGCCTATCTGATGGCAACGGAGCAATCAGAAGTTGTGACCTCAGTGTCTCTGGAAAGCATGTTTTACTTAGGCGAAAGCACAGAGCCTGTGTTGATGATGTCTGCTCATAAAGAAGTGGAATCAGTGCTCAAGCAAAATGGCGAAGAAAATACACAAGCTGTTAAAGCGGTACTCGACATCTGGATAGATAACTTCGTAACAGCAATTAGTAAATCAAAAATGATATAG
- the epmB gene encoding EF-P beta-lysylation protein EpmB translates to MIQINEVNLHTNWQKELANVVTDADELLRLVGLEGHFSEQDLAAKRLFPLRVPRPFIAKMRYGDAQDPLLLQVLPQHQEFLAKSGFSKDPLDEQQAALPGLLHKYRSRVLLMLKTGCAVNCRYCFRRHFPYQENQLNKRTLHTVFDYLKAHPEINEVILSGGDPLMAKDDMLAWLIEHLEAIPHLRRLRIHTRLPVVIPARVTDSLCDILSNSRLKPILVNHINHANEIDIHFSAAMQKLKRAGATLLNQAVLLKGINDSLAAQQALSEALFDADVIPYYLHLLDKVEGASHFDVTEHEAITLMHGLLDALPGFLVPKLVREIGGQPSKTPIDLGLSPA, encoded by the coding sequence ATGATACAAATAAATGAAGTAAATTTGCATACTAACTGGCAAAAAGAATTGGCGAATGTCGTCACCGATGCCGATGAACTACTCAGACTGGTCGGTCTGGAGGGCCATTTTAGCGAACAGGATTTGGCCGCTAAGCGTTTGTTTCCACTTAGAGTTCCACGTCCATTCATTGCAAAAATGCGCTATGGGGATGCTCAGGATCCACTGTTGCTGCAGGTGCTTCCTCAGCACCAGGAATTCTTAGCTAAAAGCGGATTTAGCAAAGATCCTCTCGACGAACAACAGGCTGCACTGCCAGGATTGCTACATAAATACCGCTCCAGAGTGTTGTTAATGCTGAAAACTGGCTGTGCCGTTAACTGCCGATATTGTTTTCGTCGACACTTTCCTTATCAGGAAAATCAACTCAATAAGCGCACTTTGCACACCGTTTTCGACTACCTGAAGGCACATCCCGAGATTAACGAGGTCATTTTAAGTGGCGGTGATCCGCTGATGGCCAAAGATGACATGCTTGCCTGGCTAATTGAGCATCTCGAAGCTATCCCACACCTCAGACGCCTTAGAATACACACACGCTTGCCTGTGGTGATCCCGGCCAGAGTCACAGACAGCTTATGCGATATACTGAGTAATAGTCGCCTGAAGCCCATTCTGGTAAACCATATAAATCATGCCAATGAAATTGATATACACTTTTCAGCGGCAATGCAAAAGCTCAAACGTGCCGGTGCTACGCTGCTAAATCAGGCGGTATTGCTCAAAGGTATTAATGATAGCCTGGCTGCTCAACAAGCGCTGAGTGAAGCCTTGTTTGACGCAGACGTTATACCCTACTACCTGCACTTGCTGGATAAAGTAGAAGGAGCGAGTCACTTTGACGTCACAGAACATGAAGCCATTACGCTGATGCATGGATTATTGGATGCCTTGCCCGGCTTTTTGGTCCCCAAACTGGTAAGAGAAATCGGCGGCCAACCTAGTAAGACGCCGATTGATTTGGGACTGAGCCCGGCCTGA
- a CDS encoding DUF3016 domain-containing protein: MKYLYAITLVCLSPLTTLAGETNVTWRDFKEYRDVVPANESKAGYHKRIVSQFEKHLSKLMTDAPQGYQLDITFDDIDLAGDVRFNMHDIRIVKPIFFPRLKISYTLTDSSGAVVAQAEEKVLKDLSFMDRVRTGRDSEFYYDKRLLSTWYKEEIADKLKG; this comes from the coding sequence ATGAAATATCTATATGCAATCACGCTGGTTTGCCTGAGTCCTCTGACTACGCTGGCTGGTGAAACAAATGTCACCTGGCGTGATTTTAAAGAGTATCGTGATGTGGTGCCTGCCAATGAGAGCAAAGCGGGTTATCATAAGCGGATCGTCTCTCAGTTTGAGAAACACCTTAGCAAGTTGATGACTGACGCGCCGCAAGGTTATCAGCTTGACATCACTTTTGATGATATTGACTTAGCGGGCGATGTACGCTTTAACATGCATGATATTCGCATTGTAAAGCCGATTTTCTTTCCACGCCTGAAAATCAGTTACACGCTGACCGATAGCAGCGGTGCCGTTGTGGCGCAGGCTGAGGAAAAGGTGCTTAAAGATCTGTCGTTTATGGATCGGGTACGAACTGGACGAGATAGTGAGTTTTACTATGACAAACGGCTGCTCAGTACCTGGTATAAAGAGGAAATTGCAGACAAGTTAAAGGGATAA
- the efp gene encoding elongation factor P translates to MANYSTNEFKGGLKIMIDGEPCSILENEVVKPGKGQAFNRVKIRKLISGKVLEKTFKSGESVEGADVMDTDLAYLYTDGEFWHFMNNETFEQIAADEKALGDSVKWLVENDVCTITLWNGSPIAVTPPNFVELEITETDPGLKGDTAGTGGKPATLSTGAVVRVPLFVQIGEVIKVDTRSGEYVSRVK, encoded by the coding sequence ATGGCGAATTATAGCACCAACGAATTCAAGGGCGGCCTAAAAATTATGATCGATGGAGAGCCTTGCTCCATCCTGGAAAATGAAGTGGTCAAGCCCGGTAAGGGCCAGGCGTTTAACCGCGTTAAGATCCGTAAGCTGATCTCAGGTAAAGTTTTAGAGAAAACTTTTAAGTCTGGCGAATCGGTTGAAGGTGCGGACGTCATGGACACAGATCTGGCTTATCTGTATACAGATGGCGAGTTCTGGCACTTTATGAACAATGAAACCTTTGAGCAGATCGCTGCCGATGAAAAAGCATTGGGTGACAGCGTGAAGTGGCTGGTTGAAAACGATGTATGTACCATCACACTGTGGAATGGCAGCCCAATTGCAGTGACACCACCTAACTTCGTAGAGCTGGAGATCACTGAAACAGATCCTGGCCTGAAAGGAGACACTGCGGGTACAGGCGGTAAACCTGCGACTTTGAGCACAGGAGCAGTTGTACGTGTTCCTCTTTTCGTACAGATTGGCGAAGTGATCAAAGTAGATACGCGCAGCGGTGAATACGTCAGCCGGGTTAAGTAA
- a CDS encoding efflux RND transporter permease subunit: MPIAVFIIVILLVGQFNSLRKSAIVLTTVPLGFIGVVAGLLAGQSFFGFMTLLGIISLAGIVINNAIVLLERIKYELDQGGEPVLAIIQAAQQRMRPILLTTATTVLGLVPLYLGGGEMWEPMALAIMGGLLFSTILTLGVVPVLYALLYRISLKA; this comes from the coding sequence ATGCCCATTGCAGTATTTATCATAGTTATCCTTCTGGTTGGTCAGTTTAATTCGTTACGTAAATCGGCCATAGTATTGACGACCGTACCGCTTGGCTTTATCGGCGTCGTTGCCGGGTTACTGGCGGGGCAATCCTTCTTCGGCTTTATGACTTTGCTAGGGATCATTTCTTTGGCAGGGATAGTGATCAACAATGCGATTGTATTGCTGGAGCGAATTAAGTACGAGCTAGATCAGGGTGGTGAACCGGTACTGGCCATTATTCAGGCTGCGCAGCAGCGGATGCGGCCAATCTTGCTTACCACTGCAACCACTGTGCTGGGATTAGTACCTCTGTATCTTGGAGGCGGTGAAATGTGGGAGCCGATGGCGCTGGCGATTATGGGAGGCCTGCTGTTTTCAACTATACTGACATTAGGTGTGGTGCCTGTCTTATATGCGCTTTTGTACCGTATTTCGCTGAAGGCATAG
- a CDS encoding efflux RND transporter periplasmic adaptor subunit: protein MIRKHTFLLVVAMTTYLSACSEQQTTVDKAPQLRPVRTIELSVNNFGPLQEFPAVVDAASTADLSFKVSGELTHLNVKQGQEVTKGDVIAKLDDTDYKLAVEEAQASFEKAEADFERGKQLIVTGTISQSDYDLLKSQFASAKTKLANARNNLDYTQLKASFSGIVARTHVEQFEEVQAKQVVATLQNIEHINLKVNVPESLMIHVSKDTPKQVFAEFAAIEGKRFELEFVEVSTQADEVTKTYEVTLGMLPPPGYNILPGMTAKVMASAPSEARSRLYLPLSTVLKDEQGHYVWTVSSLGEGTGKISKTPVQIGEVSSLGFPVISGVTAGVHVVTAGMSKVTDQQVVKFQGGRE from the coding sequence ATGATAAGAAAGCACACCTTCCTTTTAGTCGTTGCCATGACGACTTATCTGTCCGCGTGTTCTGAACAACAGACTACGGTTGACAAAGCGCCACAATTGCGGCCAGTTAGAACCATCGAGCTCAGTGTTAATAATTTCGGACCGCTACAGGAATTCCCGGCAGTGGTAGATGCGGCCAGTACGGCTGACTTATCGTTTAAAGTGTCTGGGGAGCTTACCCACCTGAATGTGAAACAAGGTCAGGAAGTCACCAAGGGAGATGTGATAGCGAAACTGGACGACACTGATTACAAACTGGCAGTGGAAGAAGCGCAGGCGTCATTTGAAAAAGCAGAAGCTGATTTTGAACGTGGTAAGCAGTTGATAGTAACAGGTACTATCAGCCAGTCTGACTATGACTTGCTGAAATCTCAGTTTGCCAGTGCCAAAACCAAGTTGGCCAATGCCAGAAATAACCTTGACTACACACAGCTGAAGGCGTCTTTTTCGGGGATCGTGGCACGTACCCATGTGGAGCAATTTGAGGAAGTGCAGGCCAAACAAGTTGTGGCCACATTACAGAATATAGAGCACATCAATTTGAAAGTGAATGTGCCGGAAAGCTTGATGATCCATGTCAGTAAAGACACGCCAAAACAGGTGTTTGCGGAGTTTGCAGCGATTGAGGGGAAGCGCTTTGAACTGGAGTTTGTCGAGGTGAGTACGCAAGCTGATGAGGTGACGAAAACCTATGAAGTTACTCTGGGGATGCTCCCCCCTCCCGGATATAATATTTTGCCGGGTATGACGGCAAAGGTGATGGCTAGCGCGCCAAGTGAAGCTCGGTCTCGCCTGTATTTGCCCTTATCCACAGTGTTGAAAGATGAACAAGGGCATTATGTCTGGACCGTATCATCGCTTGGAGAAGGAACGGGAAAAATAAGTAAAACGCCTGTACAGATCGGCGAAGTATCTTCGCTGGGCTTTCCGGTTATCTCCGGCGTCACCGCGGGCGTTCATGTGGTTACTGCAGGCATGAGCAAAGTGACGGATCAGCAAGTTGTGAAATTCCAGGGAGGTCGTGAGTGA
- the epmA gene encoding elongation factor P--(R)-beta-lysine ligase, producing MSHSKSDTASECLWAPSASIDTLRQRAAILAKIRTFFAERDVLEVETPSLAQASVTDVHLATFSTTFVGPGHAAGTPLYLQTSPEFAMKRLLAAGSGAIYQIGKAFRNEESGRHHNPEFTMLEWYRPGFDEFALMAEVNDLMQVILGCPEAESLSYQQAFITHLGLDPLSASMDELRQLASLRGHGHIAAQEQHRDTLLQLLFCMEIEPLIGQQAPCFVYHFPASQAALAQLNADDPRVAGRFELYYRGMELANGFNELTDALEQGARFDEDNALRTAMGLAPVAKDTRFLSALAQGLPACAGVALGVDRLVMLATGKTQLKEVIAFDVDRA from the coding sequence ATGAGTCATTCAAAATCAGACACAGCATCTGAGTGCCTATGGGCACCCAGTGCCAGCATAGATACCTTACGGCAACGCGCCGCGATCCTCGCAAAAATCCGAACGTTCTTTGCTGAGCGTGATGTGTTAGAAGTGGAAACACCAAGCCTGGCGCAGGCATCAGTTACAGATGTCCACCTGGCGACTTTTTCAACCACGTTTGTTGGACCGGGTCATGCGGCGGGTACGCCTTTGTATCTGCAAACATCGCCAGAATTTGCCATGAAGCGCTTACTGGCTGCAGGCAGTGGCGCGATTTACCAGATTGGCAAAGCCTTTCGCAATGAAGAGTCAGGTCGCCACCACAACCCTGAATTTACTATGCTGGAGTGGTACCGCCCCGGATTTGATGAATTTGCGCTTATGGCGGAAGTGAACGACTTAATGCAGGTAATTCTGGGCTGCCCTGAAGCCGAGTCACTGAGCTATCAGCAGGCCTTTATCACTCATCTGGGCCTGGATCCGCTGAGCGCTTCGATGGATGAATTAAGACAGTTGGCATCGCTGCGCGGCCATGGCCACATTGCAGCGCAGGAGCAACATCGCGATACGCTACTGCAATTGCTGTTCTGTATGGAAATTGAACCGTTAATTGGCCAGCAGGCACCGTGTTTTGTCTATCACTTTCCGGCCTCTCAGGCTGCACTGGCTCAGCTCAACGCCGACGACCCGAGAGTCGCGGGTCGGTTTGAGTTGTACTATCGTGGTATGGAGTTGGCCAATGGTTTTAATGAGCTGACGGATGCGCTTGAGCAGGGTGCCCGGTTTGATGAGGACAACGCACTGCGCACAGCAATGGGGCTGGCACCGGTGGCCAAAGACACGCGCTTTTTGTCGGCACTAGCACAAGGTTTGCCTGCTTGTGCCGGGGTCGCGTTGGGCGTCGATCGCCTGGTCATGCTGGCGACTGGTAAAACCCAGCTCAAAGAGGTTATTGCGTTTGATGTTGACAGAGCATAA